One Aegilops tauschii subsp. strangulata cultivar AL8/78 chromosome 2, Aet v6.0, whole genome shotgun sequence genomic window, GAACAGAAAAGATCAATTGCATCGAAGAAAGTAAATATATTACATCTTTACATAAGTAAATTCATTTTGATCATATGGTCCGAAATAGAACATGTCATGTACTAGGAAATCACTGAGAGAGACGACTAAGCATATCAATAAGGCACTGTGACACGAACCCAAAAGCTCGAGTAATCTCCTTTTTGACATCCTTCTCATAAGGAAGCCTCCCCTTAAGAACACTTCTAAATTTGTCCTTATGTTCATCATATCTGCATTTTATAAATCATGTTATTTCAATCTTCGTAATGGAAGAATTGGTATTGGAATATAACCAACTGTAGAACCATAATACAGATAGAAATTAAAAGGGGAAAGGAAAGAAGTACATCTTTTTAAGTTTCTTCTTGCACTTTTCCAATTCATCCTTCTTCAGTTCTAATTTTGCTCTGTCATCAGCATCAGTAGTTATGTTATCTTTCTCCCGGTGAAGTGCTTTTATCTTGTGGTCCAAGGCATATATCTCTGGGCGCTTCTGACTTATAATCAAATCGTAGTCTCTTTCTCCCAAGGCAATTGTCCTCTTCTCAACCTCAATTTGCTATTCAAATCACAATGGGAGAACTTACTTATTTAGAATTAAGAGTGTTAAACTTAGAGAGAGAACAAATTAACCTTGCAGGCCAGCCAAGTACAGCTATTCATTGATAGATATATCCAATGGACAACGATAGTTAGGTCAAATAAATACCAAATGCCGATCTCTTTCATCAATACGGGCCAGATTATGCTTTGAAAGCTCCATGTCTGCAGCATCTCGTTCAGTCTCTTTATCTTTCATGCGCCTTAAAACACCCATCTGGAAAGTGTTTAATATGTCATGTAAAAAAATGGTATCTGATATATCAGTTACAGAATATCATACGCGTGCAAGTCCTCCATTACTAACCTTAGATTCTTTCTTAGATTGTATCTGGCCATCAACTTCAGAGTAGCGAGCATTTACTTTGAGATAACGTCCCCAAAGAAACTCTAACTGTGTCTCGTTAGATTTCTGCTTAAGAAAAGGAACTTGATTACTAAGGGATATACTTGATAAGAATGCAGGATTTCAGCATTGACTAATTCCTAATTTATTGCCTTGGGTGTGTGTGTACGTTTATGGTGGGTGAGTGCGGTTGTACCGGGCACTGTTGGTCTATGCTTTATATATAAgacggggcgaaagcctttttcggtataAAGTATGCTAAAGCAAGCAACCTTGCATGAGCATATCAGACGGTCATGGAACTGCTGAAACGCCAAAGAAAAATAGGCAGCAAAATGACTCCCTAGAAAATGTTGGgtactattaaaaaaatcagaaagTTCTAATGGAAGTGTCTACTTTTGCGACTAAATTCCAAAAAATACGAAGAATAGGCATTATAACCTTCTTTTCCTGCAAATCGTCCTCGAGATTCAATAGTCTTGCTTTAGTCCTGTATGTAAGGTTCGCGGCAATATCATTAGTAAAAGGAGCATCAGGAATTGGCCCGAGATTATGTTTATTGAATATCTTTCTGATGGCTGAGTCTCGTTCGTGCTTCACCGACACGTGAGCCTGAAAACAACATATTTGTATTTAACATTGTACCACAGTGCCCACTATTATTTAAGAAATGGTCAAGCCAGTCAGTAAAAAGAAAGGATTGCGCCATTACATCAGCTTCTGCCTGGAGCTTCCCTATTTGACGTGTTGAATCATTGATGGTCTCAGATAGCAGAGAGATTTTTGTATATTCATCATTCATCTCTCGTTCAAGTTTACCGATTTTCGTATCCAGTATCGCAATTTTTTCTTCAAATGTTGTTTGCCACTCCCTCAGTTCCTTGTCGGTATCTAAATGAAGCAAGGTAAACTGTCACTATGCTGCAAAGGAGCCATTAGAATTACTGGCATGATGAGGAATTGCTGACCTTCATTTTCCTCAGAAAGGACAGCATACTGTTGCTGCTGAAGTGTTAAATATGTACTTCTAGCTGTTGCCTTGGTGCTAATTTGCTCCTGGAGTCTCCTCAATTCCATGATACTTGTTTCGGTACGACGGATTTTGTTTTCGACAGCCTGGATGTTTGTTTTCAGGTCCTCCATTTGAGCTTTTAAGGCATCTGACTTCTCTTGATCTTGCGCAATACTGTCCCGAAGCTGTGAAAGTAAGGGAACTAAACTAGCATTAAAAGCAGCATACCCTTTTAAAAAGTTAAACTAAACTGCAGCGGAAGTGTAGAACAGATAGATCTTCAGTGCACAGTTCAGTGTGGCTGCACATGAATACTGAGATGAGCTGGGAATGCAGTAATTAGAAAATGAGCTGGGAAGTATGACAACGAAAGAGTAAAGgctctcgcaaaaaaaaaaacgaaAGAGTAAAGGCAACAGAAATGAAGTAGTCTACTAGGGTAATGTGAATTGTGAAGTGTTATAATGATCACTGTCACCTTATGACAGGGATGTTATTTGTATatcacatactccctccgttcggaattactcgtCCAAAAAataatgtatctagatgtattttagttgtagatacattcatttttgtgacaagtaattccgaacggagggagtatatatccCCATGGCAGTAAGCCAGTAACACAACAAAAATTAAAATTCTACAATCATGAAGATACAAATTACCATGTATGATATGCATGCTAGTGCATATTCTAGAAAAATATAAAATTACCCTGTATGCTTGATCTTTAAGAGTTTGAAGGTTCTCCAGCTTTAACCTAAAAGTCTTGATTTCCTGTGCTTGGTCCTTTTGAAGTTTCTTTATGACTTCGAGAGCTTTGGTATAGCTGTACATTAGATTTGGAAATTAAGGTAGTGAGATGCTAGTTTCGACATCAGCTCCACACTTTCACAGAAAGATTAACCTCCGGAGAAGTGGAGACTACACCATCTTAAACAGATTGCAgcaatcaaataagaaaatttaTGGCCTTGATCAGAGCTTCTAAATTATTAAGTAAATAGTAATGCATTCATGTACCGGGTAGCAGAAAAGATGTCGTCAAACTTTTTCTTAAGTGTTGACGGGTCCTGTAACGGCCAATTGGATTCGTCTTGGTGCACAAATATAACATTATCCAATATAGCCTTCGAAACACCCATTAAGGCTGGAATCTCCCTATCCATATCAGCACATTTGTAGCTGAGACAAACCTTCTGAGCTCAACAAGAAAAACCAATCAGTGAGGGTAGAGTTTATATCAGCAGTATATTCTATAAAAGCTGATAGCCTTCTAGTGATACACGACGTAAGTATCCTACTATACCGGTACCACTTGGAATCATTCAAAGAACAGCTGTGAAAAATCTATTGTGCAGATTCAAAATTTCCATTGTCAAGATTCTAACGAATTGATTTTTTCATGTGTATATCTATCAGTCTACTTGAAGTTGTGAATGAATATAATGTATAAAAAGCAGAGGAGTGTTCTAGAGAAGACTTTATATGGCCAGATGCAAACACAACAAGGAACAGAGTAAATCATATGCCCTTTCAGGTATTGGGAAATTTACATGGTTCACAGGACATGTCAATGGTCTAATCCTTTTGATATACTTCTGTCCAAATAGGGTAAAATATTATTTAGTTTCTCTTTCAGTATACAGAGATATGTACACTTGGTATGTTCAGTAACTCATACTCCCTCTATAAagtaatataagagcgtttagatcactattttaatgatctaaacgctcttatatttctttataagTTAGAAACAGGAGCAGATGCAAGATTTCTTTTTTGGATCGCACCTAGTGTCATAAGCCGTATTTAAGTACATTATATGGCAATATAAATAACATCAAGTTAAACATCATCTTTATAGTTAGAAAAGGGGACCTCGCCCGTGTGTGGATTTATGGTCTGGAGGACGCTCTCGATTACCTTAAACTCCATCTTTGATGCCTTCTGGGTAAGCTGGAAAGAGCGGATGCACACCACATACTTTCCTGCTGCTGTCTTAAACCGCAGCTTAATCTGCCCTTTCGTTTCGGTTTCACCTGCCACCTGAATCCCACACAAGCATGTTCAAAAGTAAGAATCGAAAACAAAACGAGTACAAAACAGGAAAATAGTAACAACCTTAAGATAGTAAGAAGTATTTACCTTGGGGTCATGGACGAAGGTGTGGCCGGAGCGGGAGTTGGGGGGCAACTCGCCGGTGCAGGACAGCTTCAGGCACTCGATGATCGTCTGCGGGAATCCAAAAGAACCCAAGCCATGAATGTGCCGGCCGGTGCATACGCTCGCCACATAGTGGAATATACTACTAGGATGCAGTAGATTGGATTGGTGGGCATTACGGTTTTGCCGGCTCCGTTGGAGCCGACGATGAGGGTGAGGGgcctgaagaaggtgatgacgtTCTTGCTCTCCGGGCCGAAGCTCCGGATTCCCTTGATCAGCATCTTGTCCACCGTGCTCATCTTGCCGCCCCCCAAAACCTGCTCTTCCTACAACAACCCCTCCCCTCCTCTCTTGCTTGGGTTCCTCTGGATTCTCTCTCCCACGCCGTCTCCGGCGTTGCTGCTTGTGTTGGCGTCTTACAATGATCAGCGCTCTGGCTGTGTAGAGGAATCCGTCTATATCTATTGCTCCGCCATGAACGGGAGGGACGGGCGGAGGGAATGGTTGGGAAGAGGGACTCTCGCTTCTGTCTGGACTTATGGGATTTTCGCCTCTTGGGGTTTAGGGTTTGGATTTTGCGCCGGTTGCTTCGCGTGTCTTGCCCTgccatttatttattttcttgaGATGGCGCCATTTCATCGTGCGAAAGAAGATTCacttattttatttattttttgaaaTAGTGGCAAaagtttgcttcatctcatttcttttatttttttattttgcggaaaaacttccaatctattcatcttcaatcatgacagtacaacgaacaccagaaataaaaattacatccagatccgtagaccacctagcgacgactacaagcaccgAAGCGacccgaaggcgcgccgccgtcatcgcccctccatcggcggagccgggcacaacttgttgtagtagacagtcgggaagtcgtcgtgctaaggccccataagACCAGCaccccagaacagcaaccgccgctgACGAAAAATAacgtagatcggaaggatccaaaccgaagacacacgaacgtagacgaacaacgacgaaatccaagcaaatccaccaaagataaatctgccggagacacacctccacacgcccaccaacgatgctagaagcaccgccggaacgggggctaggcggggagacctttattccatcttcagggagccgccgccgtctcgccttcctgagtaggacacaaaccctaataAGATTGAAAAAAAAGACTAAAAACGAAGCCCTCCCGCCGGCCCTTGCCAGGATCCACCGCGCCtccatggccctagggccaccggAGATGAGGCGGACCTGCGCCGGCGCCGATGAGAGGCACGAACCCTAACTTTCtttcttggaggaggaggaggaggcggactcGTCTCATCTCAATAATAAAGGAGAAAAGGAACAAGGCGCGACATGATCGAGCTCAAATATTTTGCCATGCAGAGAACACAATTTTTTACCTCCCCTTTAATGTTATCAATGACAATATATGGCATCGATGCCTTGTTGCAGAAAACCCTAGCGTTTCTCTCTTCCTGAACCTCTTGTGCCACTAGCATGAGCAGCGAGGAGATCGCCTTCCTCATGTGGCCACGACGAAGAACCATCGCATTCCACCAATCCTGGACTGAATTTAGCCATCCCCAAGTAGAAATGGGAACCGATTTTTTTTTCACGTTGTTTTTTTTACTTtgaatagttttattttaatAAAACTATTCACTTATTTTAAATAGTTTGGAAATTGGAAAATTGTTGACGaataaaaaatgttcattaactcaaaaaatattcatgaatttgaaaagtGTTACTCGTGATCGTGAACTCAAAAGGTATTCAAGAATATATTTCTGAATTGCCCGTGATTGTGAAAAATGTTCATTAGTTCAAAAAAAATGTCCGCTAAGTCAGTAATTTTTTTTGTAACTTAAAAGGTATTCAAGAATTTaaaatatttttatatttttataaaGAATTAATGAATTGGAAAGAAAATGAAATAACAGGAGAAGAAAGTAACACGTAAAGAGAAATAGAGTCTAAAAACCGATCAAGGAAGCCTGGAAAACTGGTTGTGAAAAcacaaagaaaagaaaacaaaaacaatctGAAGCTTCCCTAAACCGCTGGTGGAAgcattaaaaaatgttcacttattgaaaattgttcatgaattcaaaaaaatttgCGGATTCAAAAAAATCACGAAATCATAGTATTCTCGCAAACTCGCAGAATGaccacaaattcaaaaaaaaaaaattaaacttaaaaaatattcatgaatttaaaatattttaGTTTTTCAAAAAGTATTAATATTGTTTAAAAAAATGGAAATAAATTGAGAGGAAAGAAAAATGAAATgaagaagaaacaaaaaaaacagaGAATAAAAAACCAATCAACAAACCCTGAAAAACATGTTTAGAAAACACAAAGAATAAAAAAGAAAAACCATCTAGAAGCTCCCTAAAATCGCGTAGTGTAGGTATGATATGTgggtttttttcttcctttttttcacACTGCACAAAACTCCCAAAGATGCTCAAAACATGTTTATAATTTTTTTTAAAGTTCACAAATTTGTAATGCTTTTGAATTTTGAAATTGTTGACGAATTTGAGAAACTAAAGATAAATTTTAAAttttttcatgaatttgaaaaagaaATCACGAGTTTGAAAATGAATGTGAATTTATAAAAAAATGTTCTTTAATTGGAGAATATTCACAATTGTTTTAAAAAAATTGCGGTTTTCTGAAATGTTCAAGGCTCTAAAAATGATGTAAA contains:
- the LOC123493452 gene encoding DNA repair protein RAD50-like, producing the protein MSTVDKMLIKGIRSFGPESKNVITFFRPLTLIVGSNGAGKTTIIECLKLSCTGELPPNSRSGHTFVHDPKVAGETETKGQIKLRFKTAAGKYVVCIRSFQLTQKASKMEFKKVCLSYKCADMDREIPALMGVSKAILDNVIFVHQDESNWPLQDPSTLKKKFDDIFSATRYTKALEVIKKLQKDQAQEIKTFRLKLENLQTLKDQAYRLRDSIAQDQEKSDALKAQMEDLKTNIQAVENKIRRTETSIMELRRLQEQISTKATARSTYLTLQQQQYAVLSEENEDTDKELREWQTTFEEKIAILDTKIGKLEREMNDEYTKISLLSETINDSTRQIGKLQAEADAHVSVKHERDSAIRKIFNKHNLGPIPDAPFTNDIAANLTYRTKARLLNLEDDLQEKKKSNETQLEFLWGRYLKVNARYSEVDGQIQSKKESKMGVLRRMKDKETERDAADMELSKHNLARIDERDRHLQIEVEKRTIALGERDYDLIISQKRPEIYALDHKIKALHREKDNITTDADDRAKLELKKDELEKCKKKLKKIYDEHKDKFRSVLKGRLPYEKDVKKEITRAFGFVDAEYNDLNSKSMEAEQQLKLAQMKISAARSNLSKLQKDLDAKRNHLNSKLQPITKVSVDINTYPKILKDAMDDRDKQSSTYNYAKGMRQMYEPFEKVARQQHKCPCCDRAFTPDEEDLFVKKVDDLQRTTGTSTAERLNVLAIELSNAEDFFNQLDNLRVVYDEYVKLGKETIPLAEKDLEQLLADESEKAQIFEDLVSALAQVKMDRDGVEVLLHPVDTMNRHVQEIHELEPQVKDLEYKLDSRGQGVKSVEDIQLELNSVQRARDTLISEVDDLRDQQKILSEDLSNAQMRWHALREEKPRASSVLLKFKKAEEDLVLFAEEKEQLIIDQKVEMDLSTILFLLFG